The sequence GACCGGGTTCAGCAGCGGGGTCACCACTGTGTTCACAAGAGCAGCCTCTCTGTTGGAGTCCAGCCTGTACCTTGGGTTTGGTTTCACGTATATAAAGACACAGCTGCCATACATCAAAGAGAGGACaatgaggtgggaggagcaggtggagaaAGCTTTCTGCCGCTCCTTGGCTGACGGGAGACGCATGATTGTGACGGCTATGTTGCTATACACAATGATGGTTATCATGAGGGTTGCAAACAGGATAAACGAAGTGAGGCCAAAGGCCAACATTTCAGTAGATCTGGTGTCAGAACAGGAGAGATGAATTAAGGAGCCAAGATCACAGAAGAAATGAGGGATGACATTGGGGCCACAGAAGGACAGCTGGGAAACCTTGATGACCAGACCAATGATGACAAAGAACGACAAAGTATAGCAGAAGAAAACGAGAAGGAAACAAACCCTCGGATTCATGATGCTTGGGTAGTGCAGAGGTTTGCATATGGCCAGGTAGCGATCCAAGGACATGGCAGCCATGAGGAAGAAAATTGTTGCCccaagaaataaagtaaaaaaggcTTGCGTGAGACAGTCAGTAAAGGGAATTATTTGCCTTCCTAA comes from Eulemur rufifrons isolate Redbay chromosome 28, OSU_ERuf_1, whole genome shotgun sequence and encodes:
- the LOC138376503 gene encoding olfactory receptor 6C74-like → MRNEITVQEFILEGFPAVQHLGNVLFPLHLLAFLASVMGNTLIITITWADHRLQTPMYILLSSFSFCECVFISTVIPKLLVIFLLGRQIIPFTDCLTQAFFTLFLGATIFFLMAAMSLDRYLAICKPLHYPSIMNPRVCFLLVFFCYTLSFFVIIGLVIKVSQLSFCGPNVIPHFFCDLGSLIHLSCSDTRSTEMLAFGLTSFILFATLMITIIVYSNIAVTIMRLPSAKERQKAFSTCSSHLIVLSLMYGSCVFIYVKPNPRYRLDSNREAALVNTVVTPLLNPVIYTLRNKQVHQALRDALSRVKLQ